A region of Fibrobacter succinogenes subsp. succinogenes S85 DNA encodes the following proteins:
- a CDS encoding carbohydrate-binding protein, with protein sequence MKKRVLGLAFLLCANSFAVTSQFRGVNWADKRDNFVSDVLVLSGLSLSDNHESAYAIADRIVGQFQEVLGTNSVRMPVNEPTILKAFDMYSGALDAALEHGRVAMGYWGPAQPAGPKNMDDWWKMWAKLVETYGDHPNAYFEIFNEPHMYNKTDLRNLYADWLKKFPNVPRDHILLDGSGLAWNVPDIADDPRFEGCLFAVHEYTFWNMSITTEQGWKNSFKGKVGKYIDRTVCTEWGGAMSPGDKAGVHYDYQDYNKAPTNYFTAYIRGMSDQLREWEMGSFYWPGLRDGDWYSMTKRSGEGVNTKLQIVNQSGVDRMQMAWADTVETTPPQQDPFGGFDADGKPVAGKAITIPGTLEAENYDLGGSRVSFYDKSSTNEGGAYRKDAVDIVVLDSADLSKGYALGYTQDGEWLEYTVNVAKTAKFTVEVQMATASEKAGVQLFIDNKAVSDGIIAKQGEDWSTYTAVQSQLGEIAAGEHVLKMQIVGNYVNIDNIRFCEGEKCEETVGIRANRASSVRTLENSSPRLRVQNNKLFVEKNGLRFDLTGHRIK encoded by the coding sequence ATGAAAAAGAGAGTTCTTGGTTTAGCTTTTCTTCTTTGCGCAAACTCATTCGCCGTTACAAGCCAATTCCGCGGCGTCAACTGGGCGGATAAGCGCGACAACTTCGTCTCGGACGTTCTCGTGCTTTCGGGCTTAAGCCTTTCCGACAATCATGAATCGGCTTATGCCATAGCTGACCGTATTGTCGGGCAGTTCCAGGAAGTGCTTGGTACAAACAGCGTGCGCATGCCGGTGAACGAACCGACCATTCTTAAAGCTTTTGACATGTATTCGGGTGCTTTGGATGCTGCTCTTGAACATGGTCGAGTGGCTATGGGCTACTGGGGCCCTGCGCAGCCTGCGGGCCCCAAAAACATGGACGATTGGTGGAAAATGTGGGCGAAACTCGTCGAAACATACGGCGACCATCCGAACGCCTACTTTGAAATTTTCAACGAACCGCACATGTATAACAAGACGGACCTTCGCAATCTCTATGCGGACTGGCTCAAGAAATTCCCGAACGTTCCGCGCGACCACATTTTGCTCGATGGCTCCGGCCTCGCTTGGAACGTTCCGGACATCGCTGACGACCCGCGCTTTGAAGGCTGCCTCTTTGCCGTTCACGAATACACGTTCTGGAACATGAGCATCACTACCGAACAGGGTTGGAAAAACAGCTTCAAGGGCAAGGTTGGCAAGTACATTGACCGCACCGTTTGCACGGAATGGGGCGGCGCCATGAGTCCTGGCGACAAGGCGGGCGTGCATTACGATTATCAGGATTACAACAAGGCTCCCACCAACTACTTCACGGCTTACATCCGCGGCATGTCCGATCAGCTCCGCGAATGGGAAATGGGCAGTTTCTACTGGCCGGGCCTCCGTGATGGTGACTGGTACAGCATGACCAAGCGCAGCGGGGAAGGCGTAAACACCAAGCTCCAGATTGTGAACCAGTCTGGCGTGGACCGCATGCAAATGGCTTGGGCCGATACCGTTGAAACAACGCCTCCTCAACAGGATCCGTTTGGCGGTTTTGATGCGGATGGAAAGCCGGTTGCTGGCAAGGCGATTACTATTCCGGGCACGCTCGAAGCCGAAAACTATGACCTCGGTGGCAGCCGCGTCTCGTTCTACGACAAGTCTTCCACAAACGAAGGCGGTGCTTACCGCAAGGATGCTGTGGACATCGTTGTCCTTGATTCCGCAGACCTCTCGAAGGGCTATGCTTTAGGCTACACGCAGGATGGCGAATGGCTTGAATATACCGTCAATGTGGCAAAAACGGCGAAATTCACTGTTGAAGTGCAAATGGCGACGGCTTCTGAAAAGGCGGGCGTGCAGCTCTTTATCGACAACAAGGCTGTTTCTGACGGCATCATCGCAAAACAGGGCGAGGATTGGTCGACTTATACCGCCGTGCAATCCCAATTGGGCGAAATTGCTGCTGGTGAACACGTCCTCAAGATGCAGATTGTGGGCAATTACGTGAATATCGACAATATTCGCTTCTGCGAAGGTGAAAAATGCGAAGAAACCGTCGGAATCCGCGCAAATCGCGCTTCCTCCGTGCGCACTCTCGAAAACTCCTCCCCGCGCCTCCGCGTCCAAAACAACAAGCTCTTTGTCGAGAAAAATGGCCTGCGCTTCGACCTCACCGGCCACCGCATCAAATAA